The sequence AATTAGTATAATTGTAATGTAAATAAGTAGGGGATGCATTCGAAGTTTTTTGGTGTAAATTACCCAACAATGGAAATATTTAAATCCATGcatttcaaatcatttcattCAAACCCAACTTAATGAAAATCAGTAGAAGATAAATTTGAGTTTATTCTATTTAACTTATTTATAAGTGAAAGTAAATGGTAGTCGTGGATTTCAAATGATTGAATCCAAATTATggtaacatttactttatcagAACACCTAATGATATATGTTATGCGGGAAAATCTTTAAACGCCTCTATTCTTGTCTGGATAGATTCTATGTCAATTACCTCTTGTATTGTAATCAAGGTtccatctttatttttttgaataagtctcttgtgagacggtctcacgaatctttatctgtaaaacAGGTCAACTCTaccaatatttacaataaaaagtaatactcttaatataaaaagtattatttttttatggatgatctaaataagatattcgtctcataaaatacgatccgtgagactttctcacataagtttttgtcttaattTTTCTAGATTGATTTTTGAGTCAAAAAAAGTTCGAAAAAATTGATTccatattaaattcaaaaaaagaaaaagaaaaaagaaattgatTACACACATATGTAAATGTTGGTCGGGAAACTCACAAGGATGCCACACCCTACCTAGCACATCGTGGTTGGCATATGTGGTATTATCAGCAAGCGGTTGCAAAGGCAGACTACTTCCAAGAATGTTGAGATTATTATCATGTAATAAACCACCAGGAATGGTTAGATATCTCATGTCGACTAAATTAAGTCTTTTAGAATTGTATATAAAGACTTGGACAATCATCTCTTTTGACTTAGCTTTTGGGATTGAATTATGTTCAAAGTGTCAATGTTAACATGATATCAAAGCAAATAGTCACCGTTATGTGTTGAACTGTCTTATGAACCACCCGATAGTGTCATGTAAATTTCACGCACCAGTTGTTTATTCATGGGCGTGAAAGAGTGTGTTAACTATCTCATGTCAGCTGGATTAAGTCATTGAGAGTTGCATGAATGTGCTTGGACGATCCTCTCTTTTGAGTTAATGTTTGAGGTTGAGTTTGCATCCAATTCTTAATCTTAATATAAAGTTATATGTTATTTGAAAAAAACCAGGTCGTTGAATTCAAGTATCGATCCCTCCTATCaaacttaattttaattttgctGCGAGGAATGAATGATACTTGTCAAGTGTCGTAAATCTTATTTACAAAAGTTCCCCTGTTATTCCAGTTTACAAATTGTTATAAAGCTCAAGGAATAAGACTCTATTGAGTTTATAAGTAACGTTGTCCAATTTACATAAGTTTTATGAACTTTGAGGTATGATGTAATGATCAAAGTTGTTACTTTTAAAGTGTTTGATCGAATAAGTACTCTGTGAACTCAATGTTTTGATCTTAAACAGCTAAATATATTCTGAAATAATCTGTGAAAGAAACTCCCAATAAATGCACCAGAAAGTAATAATGATGATCAACTAACCAAGAACACGCAAATTTACGTAGTTCGGCTACTATATACAGCCTACATCCAGCTATCCTTTATTGAACTCAAACAAGGTTCACAAAGCTTTACAACTCGTATCCCTTCTATCAAATCACTTCCTTCCTTTTGCAAGCACCGGTACTTCCTTTTATATATAACCTGGTGCAACCAACTGTCCTTGTTTTGGATATTGTTGGAATATTGGATGAAATGAGATATGAAGTTGTCTCACATTATAAGTCAAACCAAGTCTTATCCTCTTTATTTATTATAAGTTTGAACTATGGGTTTAGGCACTTAAGAGCACCATAAGTTTATGAAAGAGGGAAGACACTGATAAACTGGGTTCCGATGAAACACACTCTTGTGGCTGACCTGCATGATGAGGCCATGTCTCTTGATAGTATTAATCTTTTtggacaaaatttatttggaagataaatttttattttcgaaataaagATTGCACCCATTCGTGTCCCTTGCGTCTGGACTAGGCTGTGTTTGGACCAAACAGTGTATCCCTTGACTTATCACAGAAGTTTGTGTTTCATCtcgcaactggtgaaaaagctACAAATAATCCCTCCATCTACATTGCTCAAGACTTCATATATTTGCTACATTTCCCTTTTGTTCATTTTATACTTGAAACTTCTGCATATTTTCGTTCGTTGTTATCAAGAATTTGTAGTACTGCATGTGAAACCCCGGTTTTTTTCAGTAGATAAGAATTTTGATGATAAGCCTAATTTTGGGATAAATAAACCAAGATCTAAGATTTGACATGATATTGATACCAGATAAagatctaagatttgatatGATACTGATACTAGataaagatcaaacaagagGATAATATGATCCCTAAATTTCGTAATCTTGGAGTATTTAattaggattttcgaaattatggagATAAGAAAAATTCTGCACGATAAAAAAATACAGGCATGGAAAATTTAAGAGTTTGCTTATCAGAATTTTAGGGAAAATcaagagtattatttttgggataatTTACCAAAATTCGAAATTACTAAAGTAgatttttgggatttaagaGCAATAATTTAATTGTACTGGAAAATAAAAGATCTACCGATTATTGGGAATTAGACGCAAAATTCGAAATCTTGCAGGCTTGGATaggataatattttgaaaatatatccaAGGAATGGATATATAGATTTCAAAATTATCTAGTATCATGGATAAGATATGATaattatcttaaatttaaagtttgattcaaagttcaaacgCGAGGATAATACATGATCAGGATAGCAcccaacccctataaataggagagcCATGCCATTAGAAATTCACACCtctaaattttcgaaattttctctctagttcTCCCTAAGAATTTTAGAGACTTTGCTCTCTTAGTGTGCCGAGTATCGAAGATCTGCAACACTCCAGATCCAGGCTCAGTTTCGAAATCCTATCATCACCAGTTCTTTTTTTCGAATTATTcaaggtaagtgggtttttgttatactATAATTTGCACACTTCTCCTTCGTAAGTGCGttttgttatgtatatattCTTTCGTAAGTGAGTTTTTGTTTGCCACACTCGTTCTTTGAAGAGGGCTTGCATTTAAAGAAATTATGATTCGTGTACGAATCTCCATTCAGTTTTTGAAAGTACGTTCGAGCATAATTCCttgttcatgatatattttcttcaagATTTGTCAAGTTATTATGTTCAAAGCACTGTTAGGATTCGATTGGATATGGGAAAGGATTTCCGAACTATGACCCTTATACGGTGGGATGGTAACCGTTGTACAGCTTCACTCCATAGAGGATTAACATATTGGACATGGCCTCGCTccttagaggattaacatataggagactgatatcaggaaaccatggaaatgagatgacttTCAGTGATAAAAAAAAGTATGATATACGAGTATGATATGTGATGACATGTTATGATTATGAAGTATGAATATTCGTTATTATCAAAGTTATGATATGCTATGTATTcaagtatatgtatattttgctTCATGTCTCGAACGGCcctcacttgctgagtatttcccaaaatactcaccccttacttccTCCCCactcagataagaacgaagaaCAATTTGATGAAGAAGAGCAAGAGCAATTTTGGGGATGGCAGAAAATCCCGAGTTATTCCAGAAGTTTTAATGCTTAGTTTATGTTAATCGCTTCCGcacaattaaaacatttttttaatcagTTTATTTTGCTATTTAAGTTGTAAAGACGATtcttttattgattatgagaAATAAACTGGTTTTAGTATATACTGTACTGCAAGGCTTGTTGTTTgacgattatgtgattgttgagcaAAGCCGTTGtagactaaccccggtctcggggcgtgacactaCATTCTCTCGATTCGAAGTGGTTGTATCTTAAAGACGATTGCCGTCAACGTAAAACATTGTTATACGTGTAATTTCGTCTTGCGGATAAATGATTCATCTGTGCCTCGATTTTACTGTTTTGTGTTGCTGCACATTGTTCCAGTGACAGAGATCCAGATTATTCACATATATAAAGCCAGCTTCAGAGACACTTTGTCAacaaaaatctaatatttttttaaaaaactatttgCATATGAACcatctaaaaattttaaaattttgtgcaCTCAATGAAGAATGGTGAAATTTCTAATTTGTCATCAAAaacctaatattttttttaaaaactattaGCATATGAACcatctaaaaattttaaaattttgtgcaCTCAATAAAGAATGGTgaaatttctaattttatggAGATAGTGCTTAACGTCATCGAATGATCGAAcgaattaataataaaaaaatattcctgtTTTTTCCATGACAATCGTGTGATGTTTGCGTAGAAATTGTTGGATGTTTATAATAATGGATGTAGGTGATGGCTTGACAAATTACCTGGGGTTACGTAAATCAAATGACAAGTCATTAGAAATTATCGTGCTTACAATTTTGAAAAGTTCCAAGAAAGAAATAAACAGTGatccttttgttttgtttagtTCATTCAATATTTgtggaataaaaatagtttgattattaatatttaacaaattctcagtcgattttttttttttattttcttaaatttgtCTTTAATAAAAGGTTTTTTCAATTTGGTCCTTCAagcacaaatatttttaaaaaatgttcaaaataactcTGGTTTGATTATTTTGGAAAATCTTAATAAAATGTTctgaaaatggtatcagagcccaagTTGAACAATTTTTTAACTTACTTGTCCAAGAAGGAGATATTTCTCAAAATTATAGATCCAAATATATGTTAGAAATTTATTATCTTTACATTTTATTACAACATTTTGGAACATTTAAAACAAAGAGATCTAACCAAAGATAGATATTATGAGCAACTAGGAACATATTAGAATACTGCATTCTCGAATTCTTCTAAAGTCTCATGAGACCTTAGAGAAATCCCAAAAACAGTATAAAGATGTGACAACCAGCTATAGTTTATcccacaaaaaaaatttaagaaattatcaaaaaacaagaaaaaattcttgaaacatCGAAGAGtattcaaacaagaataaaAAACCTCAAACAACAATCTAGTTCTAGTCAAAAGAAAACGGGAGACAAGGCGCCGCTTAGTCGGTCGTCCACCGCCTCAATTTTTAGAAGAAAGTGTCTCTCAGCGctgttaaaaaaaatcgacgcTTATGCCTCTAGACTTCGTATATGCGGCTCAAAATCCATTTAGGCGGCCgtctaaattaatatataattttttaaaagattgttcgtcatatttttcaataaattttatcaGATAAAGATAAGAAATATGTCATTAATTTTGAGTTTGAACCCGATGTAGAGAAATTATTggataaataagaaaaattagatATTTAGGCAAAAATAAAAAGCACCTACGTGCTCGGTGGTGCGTGGCCCCCCGTCTAACGCATACTGTTTTTTATAGCACTGCATATTACACCAAACTGGAAAAACCAAAGTAGTGCAAAAACTTTTAACCAATgaaaaaaagataaatcttATCAAAAATGTCTCAAGAAATAAATAATCTGATGACAACCATAAAAAAGAATTGGTATCAATGATCTTTAAAACATTGTTGAACTTTTTGCAAATCTCAAAGTCGTACATCTAAAAATGAACACAGTTGGGGGCGATGAATCTCTATTTACACCTAGAAATATTTCCCAAGAACCACGAAGAGGCAAAGTTGTGGGATCCCATGATACCAACACATGAGAAAACCACATTGACTTCCAAGTCGCGGGGAATCACACCCAGCGAGAATATGGTCAAGAAGGAATCAAAATTCTTTGCATCAAACACCCTATGATAAAACTTTTTAAAACCAGTGCATCATTGCATATGTATGCTTAATATTGATGTGCTTGAAATCAAAAATAAAGAAGATCTCATATATTATTGAACATATGCTATGAAAATCGCAGCAGaaacacttgatctcaataaAGAAGGATTTgctaaatttttagaaaatgatttttatgggaTCAGTCAATATTGTTTGGGTCATGACTTTGACagaaaccaaagaatcagtcATAGTCGAATAATCTCTTAGTGAGATAGCCGAAATAATTTCTACCCGCCTATTTAAGGCACGATTATAAGGTGGATTATTTCAATAgtcaaaattcatataaaaaaataaatatattcaactctttatagtcttgaattacatgacacgATCTGTTTAATGGatgcatatattattttattcactaaatatagaaaaaaatttatgagtCATATAAAGCACAACAATGCAATATTTTTTCGTCAAAATTTCAAGTTCCTAGAGAGAAATGCTAATAACGAAATACATCTCTAGAAATCCAGATACGTTGGTCAGAAAAGCCTacttccttcaagaaaaattgaCAGAAATGTATCATTTGGCTTCAATACAAAAGAACTACAAAATATTAAGAGGTATTAACAAACGCACTCCATTATGTTGTAGAGAAAATGTTATCTACATCATAATGAAATTAACAATTGATTAAATCTTATACACAAAAAAATGAGTAAAAAAGTTATTGTTCACGTTACCATGTGATCACAAGGTCATAATCTATAAACTAAGAGAgacattttatataaaatattaatccaATTTCGtagcaagcgtggtgatgaagGAAAACTTCAATACCCAAAATTGAAGGATTCTATAAATTTTTTCGAAATAATGCTCCAAATAAGAACATGTCAAAACCTCCAaccacaagaaatgaaattgcTCAAGATAACTTTACACTTGAAAGATATAAAGcttgaataaaaaatatcattataaGATGTGAAATAAAACTATAATGAGGATCCTTTGTCATGGTGGAAAGTTAATCAACTCCAAGCCACCTTAaattaaaaaagacaaaaaaataaGTTCAACAAATGCAAGTTTATCATGATGAATATAATTGATCAAAATGATATgcatattattaaaatattatttataatgtaataatatatagtattttttttaattaaaatcattaGGTTCTTAACTAAATCATGTTATTcttatttcaaattaaatttttctttgcGCCTTGAGATAGATAACTAAAAAAACGTTGAGAGGTGTTGTTTAAGGAGTATGTGGCCAAAACCATCTATTGTGATTGTGTGATTACACTGTGAGGAGTTGTCTGCAAAATCCCACATACATGACTTGACAACATTTTGGTCAAAATGTAtgagatttaatttattttacgaaagtacgatgaactaaaaaaaatttgaaaaatagaaataaataaaaattaaattagagATAAAATGAGAACTCATAGTAAAATAGGTCAAATGTCCAAAATATTAGGAACTATTTCGGGCCACTAAAAAAAACACTGAATTAAGAATCTCCTAAAATATTGAAGATCAAATTGGGAATTATTTCAATGCATAAGTTTCATTAAATGgccattaaaattattatattatatattaaactcCGGCAATTTATACGTCATGCCTTCATGGTACAAGTTGATGTTTTAAAATCTCGACTGCCtactttaattttattatttagacCCATTTAGGTGACATGAAATGAATAGATAagatttttgaataaattttaaaaagatataaaatcatatattgaacaccgatgagaTGACACTCATATATttaatgtaatataattaaacatatcaaaattatacctCCAATAAATAAATGTCAAATTATTATCAGATAAATatacaacatatcaaaattatacattGTGGAACGTTAATGATATGGTTATATTtgataaaagtaaaaaaaaaacaattgtgtaccactaaaaataatttatgaaattcaagaatatgccTGTGACTAAGATCCAACCCCATCAGAGTTTTGGATCATTGGGATCTTCATTAACATCGATCTTTATTTCAGAGTTATCGATCAATCCAATCTAACTAAAAGATTAAGAAATTGGTGAAGAAGAAATCATCAAACCGAATCTAAATTTGAGTCCAAAAATCAGCTGATTATGTACAAAACCAAATCAAACAGAGTTTGCATGATCTACATCAGATTGTCTATAATTTATGTTCCAAAATTCGAGACATTGATTGATTTGGACCCAGTAAGTCAGAGCCACAGAGCTCGAGCTTCTCTTAATCTGGGCACCAATTCGCCGGATATATGAGCGCCCATCACATTCTCCAGTCCTCCGAACAGTTCTCCGCCCACAAAAACAGCCGGGAACTGCAGCCTCGTGGCGTTCCCCGATCCATCGACGCCGATGATCCTAGACAATTCGTTGACCACGTCGTCTTCGTTAGCCTCGTCGACGTCGAAAACCGTCGGGTTGACGCCATGGCCGTGAAGAAGGAGCTTGACCACGTGGCACATGCAGCAATCTTTTCTAGCGAACACCACCACTGCGTTCTCAGAAACAAGCCTACTGACACTGGCGGCGTCATTGACTCCTGCCGGAGTAGTGGAGGAGCCTCCTCGTCTGCCTCCGGAGGCGGTGGTTTCGGCGAACCAATCTTGGTATGGGAGGGCTTGCTGCATGGTGAGGGGAGGGGGAGGATAACGGAGGAGCTGTGGGGAAATTATATAGTCCGAATTGGAAGGGAAGATGATGGCAGACTCCAACGTCAACGGCTGTGACGGAAGTTAGGACGTCACGGATACTGTTGTGGGCCCACCATTATGTAGTCGTCTGTGGTAGCTCCACGCGGGTTCCATACAAGTTGCGACGTCTGTGACGCCTTTCTAATACTCGATTATTCGTCAggcttttatttttaatattaatattttcaataaatatataaataacatgACAAATAATTGACAACGAGCTCTGGAGTTTTGTATATTTGCCAAAAATTAATCAATAAGTCTCGTAATTTTAAGACTTAAATTTTTTGAACTTGAAATTACATAAAtatttggcaaaaatttgtgtgagacggcctcacgggtcgtattttgtgagacggatatcttatttgagtcatccatgaaaaaatattactttttatgctaagggtattactttttattgtgaatatcggtaggactgacccgtctcacatataaagattcgtgagacaatCTTACAAGAGACTTAATCTAAATATTTTGGATGAGATTTAGATTTCGAAGCCCAACTATAACAAAATATCTTCACCAACTTAAAAAAATGCATCTAATCCTAAATGGTGATTCAacttaaagtaattaaaattatattattttttttaaaaaaaatatgtttacaCTCACACTGATCATGCTGGATCGTAAAATACGTGATGTTTAATGTCAATACCTCACAATGCTTCATGATTTTTAGAATCTGCCAAAATCTCAAGAACGAATAATGCTCCTCCGATTTAGATTAAGATACCACGAAACATATCATGGTATCAACTATCAATTACATCCATATCATCCGTCGTAATGTAATATAATCAAGTCGTTCGCAAAATATTCGGAACTCGACTCGATAAAAAACTAGTTGGAGATCGTTCGTTAAGCTTATCGATTCGAGCTCGAGCTTAAGAATATTCGTCTCGTAAGCATGTTCGTGAGCTCGAGCTCGTTTATGTcgaactcgagctcgagctcgacctAGAATAGTACTATATAACTTGCATCGCCTCGGTCGAAATCTGAGTGATACCCCATAGATGGGTCCACTAGGGTTAGGCCCAAACAGATACCAAGGTGGAAGGCCAGTCAAGGGCCCAAGTACCCtcttataaataccaggtttgatcGTACGAtttattcattcactatattatttttcagcagcatCCTTAGCTGCTATCCCTTATATCCTTAGTATCTGAATTGAGCGCCGGAGGGGCTACGTCGgaacaccctcctggccccctctTTCTAActgtcttattcgtgattttaGGCTTAGGACAATTTCGAAAcatgcgtctggactagtgacacttgttGGAATCAtaccctaaatttcccgtgagtatcactaaGTGTAATAAAAGTGATTGAAAGACTATAAAATGATGTATTTATCTCCTTAAATTCGCATATCTCAGTGGACATTTTGTCTAAAAATGCTCaacgagctcgaaaacgagTCGAACTCGATTCAGACTCGTTAAACATAAAAAACGAGCCAAACTCGAGATATTCACGagcttaataattttaaaacgagCCAAACTTAAATCTGATACTGTCCGGCTCGCTCATTTACATCGCCGATCTTTCACAATGGCCACGATGTACTTGGAAAGATCTTTCCACAAAAGGTTAAATACATTAGAAATTAACAATAAAAACAttatccaaactgaatcagaatCCCAGAATTTggttagaaaatattttttttcctttaggAGTAAGTATTATATGTAATGGTCAAATGAATCTATATTCATGATATGGGTCGAATCAGTCTATATATGCAttggaaaataatatttttgacaaaaaagtAATTTTTCACTCAAATCAGCATATGTTGCACAATATttcttcataaaaaaataacaatcaaTGATACTTTTGTAAAATCAACATATGTTACACAATATTtcttcataaaataaataacaatcaaTGATACTtttgtaatgaaaaataatattttggacgtaaaaattaatatttttcatggtcAAGTCGAGTCGTAAATCTGTCGCACAAACTTCACTTATTAGACAATCTCTGGAGCCTTTGAGCTTCTTAAAATTCTATCGTGTGGGAAAATGAGGCGGGAAAAAGTTTTAGTTCCAAAAAATATGTTGTGTGGTGTAAATGTCATCGAAGTAAAATATGTGTTTCAGGCAATGCGAAAATGAAATAAAGTCCAAGGCCGAGGGTTTGACCCAATGATCCCACCAAAATTTCTCATGTATTGACTCAAGTTCGAGTCTTCTACGCACCTATATTAGGATATCGAAAAAAAAAGTCCAACCAAGGCTTGGGTGTTAAATTAGTTGATAATGCTATTTAACTATTCATTGTCCCACCCAAATCCCAATGGACAAGTAAGCGTGGTGGGTAAGATTGATTATTtcccttttattttatttacatttgtatttttgtgcatataaaatatattatttaatctttACCAAACATTTTGAAttacaaaacaaataaaaaggACTTAGTCGTTGATCCTACCTCGTTTTGCTTTCTGCATGCAAGAAGAATTATCATGGATCTCACAATCGTTACTTTCTCTCaactttgagaaaattgaaCACATTCGTTTAAGCTCGTAGTCGTCCTAAGGTAGCGTTGTTTGGCGTCGATCCATAGTAGACTCAAGATGTTTACAGATTGAGAGGCGAGACATAAGCATTCCAAATGTACGCTACTAAAGTACAAAGCAGTCGAGTCCGATTCAAATTCGATAAAGTAATATAtaactaaaatattataaaaatcaattaaaaatctAGATTATTCGATTAAAATTCGATAATGTATTTACCTAACTTTAGCTGTTGCAGTCACGTCGAAATAACAGCACGCGTAGCTAGATGATTTAGTGGGCGGTGTAGAGgttgttatcaaattttatagccattgattttattttattttattaattttgaagGATAATTGAAGCCATATCCGGAAACTAAGGGGAGGCCCAAAAGGTCTCTACCTCATGCCCACACATCTAATAGgctgcaaaaataaaaaattatatattaattttaatttttttaaaaaaataattctaaaattttatattctATCTAATTCAATTATCGAAGAAATctaatggtaaaaaaaatttgggcacCTTCCAAATCATAAACtatataaaaagtaaaaaaatatgttgaaaaAGATGATACAATATAATAGTTAAATGATGACAATGCGATATAGCCGAAACCCAATGCATTTTCAATTTATTAGAAATTTAtctaaattataataaatagatatataaaagggtaaaaacttgtgtgagacggtctcacgggtcgtattttgtgagacgaatctcttgtttgtgtcattcatgaaaaaatattattttttatgctaagaatattactttttattgtaaatatcggtaagattgatccgtctcacagattaagatccgtgagacggtctcacatgagactcaatTACATAAAAGTAAGTACGTGTGTGAAGGACGCATGATCTTTTCGAAAAGTGTGATTTTTCTCGTCACCGAAATTATTGGGTGAGAATTTTAGATATTAAATAGTCAAACTTTAATTCTTCTTGCCCGAAAGCCAATGAGACACTTGCCTACATTAattattgtattattttataCGTTTTACATTAAATGGAATTatgtaattattaattttagggCTTAAATAAAAAGTCCTATTTTTTGTttagataattattattttttattataaatataaataattaaactcgATGGTCTGTCTCTCACAATTGATCTGCTCGTTGTTGACATTATAGATTGTTATATTTATTACAAAGTTTTATAattgagtaggtttcttgtgagacggtctcatgaatctttatctgtgagacgggtcaatcctaccgatattcacaataaaaaataatactctttatataaaaagtaatacttttcatggattACACTAATAAAAGAtccgacccacgaaattgatctgtgaaaccgtctcacaagaatttttatctgtataaTTTGTACAACTAAAGCGTGATTAATACTCAcgacaccatcaattaattgtTAGTCTTTTCTATTCATACAATAAATAGAAGATAATCGTTAAATGATTGTACTCCATCAAttagttaaaaaatatatatagagagagtattaagctatttttaaacaatataattaaattatgtgattAAGTTGGTTAAATTTATTAGGTAGTATTTAGTAATACTGAGTCCTTTTCAAAATTGGGCTGAAATCATATTGGATcaaatttgaataataataagtaTCTATGTGGAAGAAGAATTTTTTATGCCATTAATATTTGGTTCTACAACAAATAAGTACAACACCTTGTTTTCAACTACAACTAGTCATGGAATGGTAGATATAAAATAATCGAGGAAATTtagaatataaataattaaaaccaGACACTTCAATGCATGTTCAAATCAAACCTTTGAATAATTTTGTGGATTGTATTTAAATCACATTATTtctactttttaaaatttttgccgTGATTTAATACCTAAtttacaaataattttattacccAAATGTGATACCTCTTGTCCCAtgtcttaaaaattaaagatttaaaatgagtttataatatgCTACAGTTGACTTCTATAgtaacttgggttaatcattttcgtaaaacgaagACGAATACTa comes from Primulina huaijiensis isolate GDHJ02 chromosome 5, ASM1229523v2, whole genome shotgun sequence and encodes:
- the LOC140977719 gene encoding glutaredoxin-C9-like, whose amino-acid sequence is MQQALPYQDWFAETTASGGRRGGSSTTPAGVNDAASVSRLVSENAVVVFARKDCCMCHVVKLLLHGHGVNPTVFDVDEANEDDVVNELSRIIGVDGSGNATRLQFPAVFVGGELFGGLENVMGAHISGELVPRLREARALWL